The genomic stretch TGAAAATGACAATCTCGAACAAGGGTATTTTGTCTTAACTGCTATTTATGACCTCTTGCTTTTAGGTGATCGCCAAGCGCAAATCCTCGATTGGAAAACCCATCAAAAAGCGATCGCGGCTGACAAGTTAGAAACTAATTGGCAAACGCAGCTCTATTTATATCTATTAGCGAAAACAACTGATTATGAGCCTGAGCAAATATCGATGACCTATTGGTTTGCTAACACTGCCCAGTCCGTAATTATTAACTATTCTCCAACTGCTTACGAGCAAACTGAAAAAAAGCTACAGCGAATTTTGATGGAGATTGCGGAGGCTCAGGAATATCCCAAATTAGAGGAGATCAATAATTCTACTTGTCAATATTGTGAATTTTGCGAGCGCTGCGATCGCGGTGACATATTAACTAGCTTTGCACCCAGCAATATTGAAGATATTCCCGAAATTGCAATATAAAAAACTGTGGCGCACGCTGCGCTTGCGCCACAGTTTTTTATATTTACTGATGTTACGTGGAACTAGGATCGCCCCTCATCCCCCAACCCCTTCTCCTGCGGGAGAAGGGGAGTAAAACCCATATTTGTTTCTTGTTCCCCTCTCCTGCGGGAGAGGGGCTAGGGGTGAGGGCTTTAGAAGACTTCCACGTAACACCAGTATTTAGTGCTTCGCACCTAACATTTATAAGCCATTGCTAATCAAGATAAAGGCTGACCAGAAATAGGGATGGGAAAAATCCTTAGATCGGATTGTTGCCAATTGGGCTTGACGTAAAGAATTTGCCTTAGACTGATCGCTTTGTTTGATATTGCTGTAAAAAGACTGCATCAAAGCCTGTGTTCCCTCATCGCTTACCTGCCATAGAGATGCGATCGCTGCCTTTGCGCCAGCCCTTTGTACCTGATAGCCAAAGCCTAAGATTTCGATGCCATTGCCGAGATTACCCACGCCTGTTTGACAAGCACTGAGAACGATCAAATCCACATTGGACATCGGTAAATCCTTCATCTCGTTGAGCAAAATGCGATCGCCATTGCCAAAGATCAGAAACGAGTTTTCAGGCTTACCCGCATTAAATTCGGCATGGGTCGCTAGGTGGATCAAATTTTTAGTTTGCATTTGGGCTTCAGTTGCCTTGCGACTGAAATCATTAGCGACAAGTTTCACCGTATTCGGTAAAGCCGAGGAAATAGCTTGTACTTCGTCTACCGTAGCAGGTAGCCCCACCTGTCCAAATTTAGTGGTGTTGGGAGCGCCACCAAAAGCTCCTGCAAAGGTCTGTAATGGTTTTGGTGTTTTTGGGGTAAAGTCGCTGAGACTATAGGCGATCAGGTTATTGATACTGTACTTTTCAACTAGCCACTGGTTGCCATCATAGAGCGCCGCGATCGGAACATAACGTAGTTGTCCATCAGGAGCATAGAAAATGGTCTTCGTTTGAGCAAGTTCCGCCTCAATTGGCTTGATCAGAATGTTGTAGAGCTTAGTCGCAGGTTCGATCACATCCAATGAGGACGTATCGCGTAGCCCTGCTTTAAAGTCCTGTACTAGTTGAATGATTGCTGCTTCTTTAATTTTGACCGAGCGATGGATTGGTGGTTTGTTCGGAATAAAGAGAATCAATTCTAAGCGATCGCCTAAAATTAGAGGATAGAGCAAAGCATGATCTTGAGGAAGGTTTTGTAAATAGGCGGGAACACGATTTAGTTCTGTAGGAGGAATTTGGCTTAACTGGTTGACAATTTTTTGATTGCTATCAATAAAAGGTTGTAGCGAAGTTAATGGCTGTTTGGCGATCGCTTGTATTTGTGCAGCTTCTTCAGGGAAAACATAGATGCCTTGGGCGGTGCGTTCATTCCCTTTGACATTCTGTAAATAGTCTTGGAGTTCTTGGACTTTGAGTAAATCAAGAACCTGTAATGCTTCCATGACTCGTCCTTGTTTCAATAGAAGATCTGCCAGAATACGGTAATTATAGGCAATTGTTTTCTGGTAAGACTTCTGCTCATCAAGGGAAAGAACACGTAACTCCTTACGGATTGCTTCGATGCCATTTACCGATTGTTTATAAAAGGCGATCGCTAATTCAGGATATTGACTTTGGAGTAAAGAGCCAATATTTCCAAACATTTTGCTCTCTTGGTTGCGATTACCAACTTCACGAGCAAGGGATAAGGCCTCCTGAAAAGCCATAAATGCTTTGTCACTTTGCTGGGACAGAGCATAAATCAAACCGATATTATAAAATGTATTGCCAATCCCAGCCCGATCACCAATGGCGCGATAGATGTCCAGAGCTTGTTTTTGATAGGCGATCGCTTGATCAGTTTGTTTGAGTTCAGAGTAGATATATCCAACTTGAGCGAGCATCGCTGCTTCCGAAGTGCGATTCCCTGATTGCTTAAAGAAATCCAACAAGCTGAGAGCCGATTGTAGTCTTGCTTGAGGATTTC from Pseudanabaena sp. Chao 1811 encodes the following:
- a CDS encoding PD-(D/E)XK nuclease family protein, yielding MPAIFPITSISQGHLNIWETCRRKYQYKFLEALSLPDADLDSAEKLQLGTKFHLLMQQKELGLDVVALASSDVRLQTWLTAFDQQPPAMILGDRLCEHRRTLEVSLHNSENDNLEQGYFVLTAIYDLLLLGDRQAQILDWKTHQKAIAADKLETNWQTQLYLYLLAKTTDYEPEQISMTYWFANTAQSVIINYSPTAYEQTEKKLQRILMEIAEAQEYPKLEEINNSTCQYCEFCERCDRGDILTSFAPSNIEDIPEIAI
- a CDS encoding CHAT domain-containing protein gives rise to the protein MLQKISIQVFMQGKLIRDRLSITAIVGMLLIGGEMFGEVGLNPVYALKVLDNDLHQLIAAETSEKPSEKPSADNTSKSIDLLPKAEKLFDQGRFQESLKQYQQVLNLYRQQSDRLGESIALTGLGMVQVSLRQETQAIANLQQALTILQSPSSSLAPADKLRYRQAEGETRYQLGRAYLNLEQYANALPLLEQSLAIRKEVGDRYREGKTLATIGVIYVKKYEFPKSVAYFEDGLKLSRAEGNRAAEGQILFYLASIYSLLGQKDQALALAQQSYTAYQALGNPLGQANALNLEGNIFSLSFEYKKVVQLNLKALELVRQAGDRPLEAEILNAVATSYRNLSEYPQAIEFYGQAQKVYQELGDRAGEGRNLKNIAEVRLAQSQNREALALYEQAKAIYQALTNVPNVKPSDRQTLASILIGEGSLYTALSQFPKALSALQDARSIYQAIGDTQGEGVASMYLATLYIQLGETTKINEILKRLPALTKNSPQLQEMAKELVAQFDALSSSASRNPQARLQSALSLLDFFKQSGNRTSEAAMLAQVGYIYSELKQTDQAIAYQKQALDIYRAIGDRAGIGNTFYNIGLIYALSQQSDKAFMAFQEALSLAREVGNRNQESKMFGNIGSLLQSQYPELAIAFYKQSVNGIEAIRKELRVLSLDEQKSYQKTIAYNYRILADLLLKQGRVMEALQVLDLLKVQELQDYLQNVKGNERTAQGIYVFPEEAAQIQAIAKQPLTSLQPFIDSNQKIVNQLSQIPPTELNRVPAYLQNLPQDHALLYPLILGDRLELILFIPNKPPIHRSVKIKEAAIIQLVQDFKAGLRDTSSLDVIEPATKLYNILIKPIEAELAQTKTIFYAPDGQLRYVPIAALYDGNQWLVEKYSINNLIAYSLSDFTPKTPKPLQTFAGAFGGAPNTTKFGQVGLPATVDEVQAISSALPNTVKLVANDFSRKATEAQMQTKNLIHLATHAEFNAGKPENSFLIFGNGDRILLNEMKDLPMSNVDLIVLSACQTGVGNLGNGIEILGFGYQVQRAGAKAAIASLWQVSDEGTQALMQSFYSNIKQSDQSKANSLRQAQLATIRSKDFSHPYFWSAFILISNGL